The following are encoded together in the Desulfobacterales bacterium genome:
- the bamA gene encoding outer membrane protein assembly factor BamA, producing the protein MTFSGVNSISKQDLSETLSAQVPNRLKIWIRKPVLTEEDLHEDVDKIRRFYQAYGYFHVKVEYSLKRMKDIAQKEAAGPLAPGYTAEVTFTVTEGAQVKISAVEIRMKNAAGMDLESALRANLPVQEGAAFEIAKYREAKVLIQKELGNRGYPFAKVTSNVVVDTASETARISFDIDSGMKCVFGPMEVSKQEMAIKDEIIERAVTVAPGAPYETRKIEQSQRNLFNLDVFKSALIRTEPPKTAGDNHVPLHLELKPKKQQSVKFGLGYGNEDGVRVKTGWIYRNFGGWAGRFSLNGKLSDLYQGIEGDYTQPYFMDARNTLSAAAGTETETLDSYDNRKIFGRLDLKRKYLSNWEVICGYALEMNNLEDLSVTDPEELRQFRKDKDYLISSFGLGVSRSTVDNEINPTKGQTVSFLVELASEYFGSNIAYVRPDMEFKTYMVSWFQTIVACRFRAQTINDFGNTTYIPIFKRLFLGGSNTVRGYGYQELGPLDDTGTPLGGLSFLNANIELRRSLYESISGVLFLDAGTVEEKAFDFPLDKLRYAGGAGLRYDTPIGPVRLDYGYQLNPLTEEDDRWRIHFSIGHTF; encoded by the coding sequence GTGACATTCAGCGGCGTCAACTCCATTTCCAAACAGGATCTTTCCGAAACCTTGTCCGCGCAGGTTCCCAATCGGCTGAAAATCTGGATTCGAAAACCGGTGCTGACCGAAGAGGATCTTCACGAGGATGTGGACAAGATCAGGCGGTTTTATCAGGCATATGGTTATTTCCATGTGAAGGTTGAATATAGCCTTAAACGGATGAAGGATATTGCGCAAAAGGAGGCGGCCGGACCGCTGGCGCCGGGTTATACGGCCGAGGTCACGTTTACGGTGACCGAGGGCGCGCAGGTTAAGATCAGTGCCGTTGAGATTCGCATGAAGAACGCGGCGGGCATGGACCTTGAGTCGGCGTTGCGCGCGAATCTGCCGGTTCAAGAGGGCGCGGCGTTTGAAATCGCCAAATACAGGGAAGCCAAGGTCTTGATTCAAAAGGAATTGGGAAACCGGGGATATCCGTTTGCCAAGGTGACATCTAATGTGGTGGTGGATACCGCTTCCGAGACCGCGCGGATCAGCTTTGACATTGATTCGGGAATGAAATGTGTGTTTGGCCCGATGGAAGTTTCAAAGCAGGAAATGGCGATAAAGGATGAGATCATTGAACGGGCGGTCACGGTTGCGCCCGGCGCGCCCTACGAAACACGAAAGATCGAGCAGAGCCAGCGCAATTTATTTAACCTGGATGTGTTTAAATCCGCATTGATTCGAACGGAACCCCCGAAGACGGCCGGGGATAATCATGTGCCCTTGCACCTGGAGCTTAAACCTAAAAAACAGCAGAGCGTTAAATTCGGATTGGGGTATGGCAACGAGGACGGGGTTCGGGTCAAAACCGGTTGGATTTACCGGAATTTCGGCGGATGGGCCGGCCGGTTCAGCCTGAACGGCAAGCTTTCGGATTTGTATCAGGGAATCGAGGGCGATTATACGCAGCCGTATTTCATGGATGCGCGAAATACGCTTTCGGCCGCAGCCGGGACGGAAACAGAGACGCTTGATTCATACGACAATCGGAAAATATTCGGGCGGCTTGACCTGAAACGCAAATATCTTTCCAATTGGGAAGTGATCTGCGGATATGCGCTTGAGATGAACAACCTGGAAGATCTCAGCGTGACCGACCCGGAAGAACTGCGCCAGTTCCGGAAGGACAAAGACTACCTTATCTCTTCTTTCGGCCTGGGTGTCTCCCGAAGCACGGTCGATAACGAGATTAATCCCACCAAGGGCCAAACGGTCTCGTTCCTGGTGGAACTGGCTTCCGAGTATTTCGGGTCCAATATCGCTTATGTCCGGCCGGATATGGAATTTAAAACCTATATGGTGAGCTGGTTTCAAACCATTGTGGCATGCCGGTTTCGGGCGCAGACGATCAATGATTTCGGGAATACCACCTATATTCCGATTTTCAAGCGCTTGTTTTTAGGCGGCAGCAATACGGTACGCGGGTATGGGTACCAGGAGCTGGGCCCTTTGGATGACACGGGAACGCCGCTCGGCGGATTGTCCTTTCTGAACGCGAATATCGAATTGCGGCGCAGCTTGTATGAATCGATATCCGGGGTATTGTTTCTGGACGCGGGCACGGTGGAAGAAAAGGCCTTTGACTTTCCGCTGGATAAGTTGCGGTACGCGGGCGGTGCCGGGTTACGATATGACACGCCGATCGGGCCGGTTCGGCTTGATTACGGGTATCAGTTAAACCCGCTCACCGAGGAAGATGACCGATGGCGAATTCATTTCAGCATCGGCCACACCTTTTGA
- a CDS encoding DUF2939 domain-containing protein, translated as MKRFMFALIVALVLTATYFIGSPYIAVYNIENSIKDNDPDKLSDNVDFQLLRQNFKDQLNFHFMKSAGETLKDHPFSAFGTAIASKFSEGLVDSLITPYGILHFLQGNSIELASSSQNPSENKNIQSKQLFYEASYKLQGFNKFTISIPMKNTQPVKNIVFCLKRYGFNWKVTNIEFPFEELLANTDLKDPHIETGPNEKNDKISRDIKGNLKITTTDIDSQFVENGPAGRLFVITGKARNGYGEARSLIRINGKLHTKGKKLSNSEIVYCGNVIAIAELSKLGLDEIKSRLGNAKGDNNANMNIKPGEDRPFMIVFLNLPENLEEFTLEVAGSEQAVYAQQ; from the coding sequence ATGAAAAGATTTATGTTTGCCTTAATTGTGGCACTCGTCCTTACAGCCACCTATTTTATTGGTTCTCCTTATATTGCGGTATATAATATTGAGAATAGCATTAAAGATAATGATCCGGATAAATTGTCAGATAACGTTGACTTCCAACTTTTGAGGCAAAATTTTAAAGATCAGCTTAATTTTCATTTCATGAAATCTGCTGGTGAAACACTAAAAGATCATCCTTTCAGCGCGTTCGGAACAGCGATCGCTTCTAAATTTTCAGAGGGTTTAGTTGATTCATTAATCACCCCTTATGGCATATTGCATTTTTTACAAGGCAACTCGATTGAGTTGGCAAGCAGCAGCCAAAATCCCTCTGAAAATAAAAACATCCAATCCAAGCAGCTTTTTTATGAGGCCTCATATAAATTACAGGGTTTTAATAAGTTTACTATTAGCATCCCTATGAAAAACACTCAACCTGTTAAAAATATAGTATTTTGTTTAAAGCGTTACGGATTTAATTGGAAGGTAACAAACATAGAGTTCCCTTTTGAGGAATTATTAGCGAATACCGACCTAAAAGATCCACATATTGAAACGGGACCAAATGAGAAAAACGATAAAATATCACGCGATATCAAAGGTAATCTTAAAATTACGACCACTGATATTGACAGTCAGTTTGTTGAGAACGGCCCTGCTGGGCGATTGTTTGTCATTACAGGAAAAGCGCGAAACGGATATGGGGAAGCCCGAAGTTTGATACGGATTAACGGCAAGCTACATACAAAAGGGAAAAAGCTATCAAATTCGGAAATAGTTTATTGCGGGAATGTTATTGCCATCGCGGAACTCTCGAAACTGGGCTTGGATGAAATTAAAAGTCGGCTGGGTAACGCTAAAGGGGATAATAATGCAAACATGAACATCAAGCCAGGGGAAGACCGGCCTTTCATGATAGTGTTTTTAAACCTTCCGGAAAATCTTGAAGAATTTACTTTGGAAGTGGCAGGTTCCGAACAAGCAGTCTATGCACAACAATAA
- a CDS encoding tetratricopeptide repeat-containing serine protease family protein, with product MMKIIVHAAILAFILLIPIGLLAEDHTDEAQANYGVGLLYSIKKDYQEAFKWFTKAAVQGHAGAQLNLGLMYYNGEGIPKDYKEAAKWLTKSAEQGRADAQAYLSTMYYIGQGVPEDYVQAYKWCNLSVAQGFEGAKKNRYLLRKVMSPAQIAEAQRLSREFRPRKGEHATAREPAAAEFRNNGTGFFITADGYLLTAYHAVKEAAVLNVWTNGGLMPAQLVRFDAANDIALLKLDGLKVAALPVISSRNVRTGLDVFTLGFPNIQLQGTEVKYTQGNISSLTGAGNDPRLFQISVPVQPGNSGGPLLDEQGRVIGVVIAKLDEISAARATGTLPQNVNYALKSSIVLSFLESLPELSGRLEPNRNNGLSRAQVVKQSGNAVVMVLGY from the coding sequence ATGATGAAAATAATTGTCCATGCAGCAATCCTTGCATTTATCTTGCTCATACCGATCGGATTACTGGCAGAAGACCACACTGACGAGGCCCAAGCCAACTATGGTGTGGGATTGTTGTATTCTATTAAAAAAGATTACCAAGAAGCATTCAAATGGTTTACCAAGGCAGCGGTACAGGGGCATGCGGGTGCTCAACTTAATTTGGGCCTGATGTATTACAACGGCGAAGGTATCCCAAAAGACTACAAAGAAGCGGCCAAGTGGCTCACCAAATCAGCAGAACAGGGGCGTGCAGATGCCCAAGCCTACCTGTCAACGATGTATTACATTGGCCAAGGTGTTCCTGAAGACTATGTCCAAGCTTATAAATGGTGTAATCTATCCGTTGCACAGGGTTTTGAAGGTGCTAAGAAAAATAGATATTTATTGAGAAAAGTGATGTCACCCGCCCAAATAGCCGAGGCCCAGCGGCTGAGCCGGGAATTTCGTCCACGAAAGGGTGAACACGCAACCGCGCGAGAACCGGCGGCAGCAGAGTTCAGGAACAATGGAACTGGCTTCTTTATTACAGCCGACGGATACTTACTGACCGCTTATCATGCAGTCAAAGAAGCCGCTGTACTCAACGTATGGACAAACGGCGGATTGATGCCCGCACAGTTGGTTCGTTTCGATGCCGCCAATGATATTGCACTGCTGAAACTGGATGGATTAAAAGTTGCGGCGTTGCCGGTTATATCGAGTCGAAATGTGAGAACTGGCTTAGATGTTTTTACGCTCGGTTTCCCGAACATCCAACTTCAGGGAACCGAGGTTAAATACACCCAGGGAAACATTAGTAGCCTTACGGGTGCAGGCAATGACCCGCGCCTGTTCCAGATTAGCGTGCCGGTTCAGCCTGGTAATTCTGGCGGGCCGCTTCTGGATGAACAGGGTCGGGTGATCGGGGTGGTTATCGCGAAGCTGGATGAAATATCCGCTGCACGAGCAACAGGAACTTTGCCTCAGAATGTGAACTATGCGCTAAAAAGTTCAATCGTACTAAGTTTTCTCGAATCATTGCCGGAATTGAGTGGCAGACTTGAACCGAATAGAAATAATGGGTTGAGTCGAGCACAAGTTGTGAAGCAGTCCGGTAATGCCGTGGTGATGGTCTTAGGTTATTAA
- a CDS encoding translocation/assembly module TamB domain-containing protein produces the protein MHPSIPSSQHSSIRLCRIRRLLKSAALLCLAVLFCGVAALALLQTETVRSGLKSVLLEQLSGVLNATVEIGRIEGDFIRELTLEKVRLSDPDGDILSCDRLSLKWLMPLLLKKTIYIQSAEIHGLHIQWRFLADGSSNFTRMFNSDAESAEDDVPSAIQFILGRGVLKDSGIAFIEQKDDTVGPEISVATLALQLKYGRVLRFDIEASAFSMKSPRLPETALKGIAILDPDTLRFRFETIDVKTCDSSVHVAGEMSFEGDVPAFDLALQSERLNLGALDRAFDLQWGLTGTLAGEGTAKGDFDRFEHQLSLTHGDAAVSTAGTIAILAGGEVDLAVTGSVREWNPAGMPFYQRPAFAAGLNADFSVKGKCGAFHPVFDGTVEITMHQSELASVAVTKGYLAALLSGHSIAIRTLLLDGNFGAIQAGGELAGVLDDTGDKTGAFTVSWSHSNPAACPYLEQLKLRGNVNLELDLTASFPADYDLSKAAGKVTARLKESRLKVDDLTIGSGEINAVMEKDRLTVKDAAFSTSAGGIVFSGMGQGLLSPHSDKNIEVSANLQKVDPGVFLRRLRDQGEGANVNLSLDASAQLPSNYQLKAGRILFNSNVFPSVIGGMTVNSGGVQGEWMAGKLRVDRVELTTGDVRLHADGEYDTNACSLHGRAQADVSDLKGLEGRLKSFLPEMPTALNLSGRGRVTATASGAIDAPDFSIQIDGTDLSAMGLSAGSIALNGKWQGVAAVPRQLSAVLKAGGIDYKGNRFPELNATVNRDGESLSADIELSHESKNVLTLIATAEGLENETKSITIKNLSLSGPDFPESEKLFNQGPILLRLTPQLLAVDALHVTSNRAELTMNGLFAPDAEQRLAMRLSGLEMARLSRLWNSKDKISGLASANVSLSGTLTAPVIEGRIGIKNIAGYQVTPADLTADIAYRNGAGTLKLDLTRNGEPLVAVAGSMTVPIRLVPFEADFDNSPMRAFIKVRTLLSALPIPAIKEVTYDAFADMDLNVAGKIAAPEISGHIRLLNGHLAVPGKGLNYDTVSAEIDVENRRIFIRELLVKGKKEGYLRGAGQIEMDGFAPAYLNLQLTGEKFYIPYQKAIQARLTPELTLAGPAASPVLTGEIRIVESKINLDKMAPQAPPEILIVDGAAEENRSQQILDDEEMPWFLKGLSTDVLVHVPGNAWLKGQDINTELTGEIALKKTKGKPFTLIGELSTIRGTYNFRGRLFKIEQGGVRFIGLEDLNPLINLKAVSQIDDADIIILLTGRADKLVLTLDSDPKMDQSDIISYLVFGKSTDSLKGGQAFNAEKAAMSLSGGMVANELRSILGDVFFLDSFAIESGEESAAGAVSFGKYLRPKIFVLYRQGLAEDQHNRVEISYELSPNIRVETQLGNDRNNGVDLFWEYDF, from the coding sequence ATGCATCCCAGCATACCATCATCCCAGCATTCCAGCATCCGGCTTTGCCGGATTAGGCGCTTACTGAAATCGGCAGCCCTGCTCTGCCTCGCGGTGCTTTTCTGCGGGGTGGCCGCCCTGGCCTTGCTGCAAACGGAAACGGTCAGATCTGGCCTTAAATCCGTTTTACTTGAACAATTGAGCGGGGTTTTAAACGCCACCGTTGAAATCGGGCGGATTGAAGGCGATTTTATTCGGGAGCTGACCCTGGAGAAGGTGCGCCTGTCCGATCCGGACGGTGATATTTTGTCCTGTGACCGGTTGTCGCTCAAGTGGCTGATGCCGCTATTGCTGAAAAAAACCATTTATATTCAGTCGGCTGAGATTCACGGATTGCATATTCAGTGGCGTTTTTTGGCGGACGGATCCTCTAATTTCACCCGAATGTTCAACTCGGACGCGGAATCGGCCGAGGATGACGTGCCCTCGGCGATCCAGTTTATTCTGGGCAGGGGGGTGTTGAAAGATAGCGGCATCGCTTTTATCGAACAAAAGGATGATACGGTCGGGCCGGAGATTTCGGTGGCGACGCTTGCCCTTCAACTGAAATACGGCCGGGTGTTGCGCTTCGATATTGAAGCGTCCGCCTTTTCGATGAAGTCTCCCCGATTACCGGAAACGGCGCTCAAGGGCATCGCGATATTGGATCCGGACACCTTGCGGTTCCGGTTTGAAACGATTGATGTAAAGACTTGCGACTCATCGGTTCATGTGGCCGGAGAAATGTCCTTTGAGGGAGATGTCCCCGCGTTTGACCTTGCGCTTCAAAGCGAGCGGTTGAACCTGGGGGCGTTGGACCGTGCGTTTGATCTGCAATGGGGTCTTACGGGCACTCTGGCCGGCGAGGGAACGGCCAAGGGGGACTTTGACCGATTTGAGCATCAGTTAAGTCTCACCCACGGGGACGCCGCGGTGAGCACCGCCGGAACGATCGCCATCCTCGCAGGGGGGGAGGTGGATCTGGCCGTGACCGGCAGCGTAAGAGAGTGGAATCCGGCGGGTATGCCTTTTTACCAGAGGCCTGCTTTTGCGGCCGGACTGAATGCGGATTTTTCGGTGAAGGGAAAATGCGGCGCTTTTCACCCCGTATTTGATGGAACCGTGGAAATAACGATGCATCAATCCGAATTGGCATCGGTGGCGGTTACAAAAGGATATCTGGCCGCCCTGCTTTCGGGGCATTCCATCGCCATTCGGACGCTGTTGTTGGACGGTAATTTCGGCGCGATTCAAGCCGGCGGGGAGTTGGCGGGCGTGCTCGATGATACCGGGGATAAAACCGGCGCATTTACCGTTTCGTGGTCCCATTCAAATCCGGCGGCATGCCCTTATTTGGAACAGTTAAAGCTGAGGGGGAATGTCAACCTGGAGCTCGATCTCACCGCTTCTTTTCCCGCGGATTACGATTTGTCTAAAGCAGCGGGAAAGGTCACGGCGCGGTTAAAAGAGTCGCGGTTAAAGGTGGATGATCTTACCATCGGCAGCGGGGAGATTAATGCCGTTATGGAAAAAGACCGTCTGACGGTGAAGGACGCGGCTTTTTCCACCTCGGCCGGCGGGATTGTGTTCAGCGGGATGGGGCAGGGGTTGCTTTCACCTCACAGCGATAAGAACATTGAGGTGTCGGCAAATCTTCAAAAGGTGGATCCCGGTGTTTTTCTGCGGCGCCTGCGGGATCAGGGCGAGGGGGCAAATGTGAATCTTTCGCTCGATGCCTCGGCCCAACTCCCCTCGAACTATCAACTCAAGGCCGGCCGCATTCTTTTCAATTCGAATGTCTTTCCTTCCGTTATCGGTGGCATGACGGTGAATTCCGGCGGGGTGCAAGGGGAGTGGATGGCCGGAAAATTGCGGGTGGACCGGGTTGAACTCACTACCGGGGATGTCCGGCTTCATGCCGATGGCGAGTACGACACGAATGCGTGTTCCCTGCATGGCCGCGCACAAGCGGATGTAAGCGACCTCAAAGGGCTTGAGGGCCGGCTGAAAAGCTTTCTTCCGGAGATGCCGACGGCGCTTAACCTGTCCGGCCGGGGCCGAGTGACCGCCACCGCGAGCGGGGCGATTGATGCGCCGGATTTTTCGATTCAGATCGACGGGACCGATCTGTCCGCGATGGGGCTTTCCGCGGGCAGCATCGCGCTGAACGGAAAATGGCAGGGAGTTGCGGCGGTTCCACGGCAATTATCGGCTGTTTTGAAAGCAGGTGGCATTGATTATAAGGGAAACCGGTTTCCTGAACTCAACGCCACCGTTAACCGGGACGGCGAAAGCCTGTCAGCGGATATCGAACTTTCGCATGAAAGCAAAAACGTCCTCACGCTCATCGCTACCGCGGAGGGGCTGGAAAACGAGACGAAATCCATCACGATAAAGAATCTTTCGCTTAGCGGGCCGGATTTTCCGGAATCCGAAAAACTGTTCAATCAAGGGCCGATCCTTCTGCGCTTGACACCGCAACTGCTGGCTGTCGATGCCTTGCATGTGACTTCAAATCGGGCCGAATTGACGATGAACGGTCTTTTTGCGCCGGACGCCGAGCAGCGCCTGGCGATGAGGTTAAGCGGACTTGAAATGGCGCGATTATCCCGGCTGTGGAACTCGAAAGACAAGATCAGCGGCCTTGCCTCGGCCAATGTTTCCCTGAGCGGAACCCTCACCGCACCGGTGATCGAAGGGCGGATAGGCATCAAAAATATCGCCGGATATCAGGTGACGCCCGCGGATTTGACCGCCGATATCGCTTACCGGAATGGCGCAGGCACCCTAAAGCTCGATCTGACCCGAAACGGCGAACCGTTAGTCGCCGTCGCCGGCAGCATGACGGTGCCGATACGGCTTGTGCCGTTTGAGGCCGATTTTGACAATAGCCCGATGCGGGCATTCATCAAGGTCCGCACATTGCTCTCGGCGTTGCCGATTCCGGCGATCAAAGAGGTGACCTATGATGCCTTCGCCGATATGGACCTGAACGTTGCGGGAAAAATCGCGGCGCCTGAGATTTCGGGGCACATTCGGCTCTTGAACGGGCATCTGGCTGTCCCCGGAAAGGGGCTGAATTACGACACTGTGAGCGCCGAGATCGATGTGGAAAACCGGCGAATTTTCATTCGGGAATTACTGGTTAAGGGGAAAAAGGAAGGATACCTGCGCGGCGCCGGACAAATCGAGATGGACGGTTTTGCGCCCGCTTATCTGAATCTGCAGTTGACCGGCGAGAAGTTTTATATTCCGTATCAGAAAGCGATTCAGGCACGCCTGACCCCCGAATTGACCCTTGCCGGTCCAGCGGCTTCCCCGGTGTTGACCGGGGAGATTCGCATCGTGGAAAGCAAAATCAATCTGGATAAAATGGCGCCTCAAGCGCCGCCCGAGATCTTAATTGTTGACGGCGCGGCGGAAGAGAACAGGTCGCAACAAATCCTGGATGATGAAGAAATGCCTTGGTTTTTAAAAGGCTTATCCACTGATGTGCTTGTGCACGTGCCCGGAAACGCATGGTTGAAAGGGCAGGACATCAATACGGAACTGACGGGAGAAATTGCGCTGAAAAAGACGAAGGGAAAACCCTTTACTCTGATAGGAGAGCTTTCAACCATTCGGGGCACCTATAATTTCAGGGGCAGGCTTTTTAAGATCGAGCAGGGCGGGGTGCGTTTTATCGGGCTCGAAGACCTGAACCCGTTGATCAACCTCAAGGCGGTGAGTCAAATCGACGATGCCGATATCATCATTTTGCTCACCGGAAGGGCCGATAAGCTCGTGCTGACGCTGGACAGCGACCCCAAGATGGATCAGTCCGACATCATTTCGTATCTGGTGTTCGGAAAATCCACTGATTCCTTAAAAGGCGGGCAGGCCTTCAATGCCGAAAAGGCGGCGATGAGTTTGTCCGGGGGCATGGTGGCCAATGAGCTTCGCAGCATTTTGGGAGATGTGTTTTTCCTTGATTCGTTTGCCATCGAATCCGGTGAGGAAAGTGCGGCCGGAGCCGTTTCCTTCGGCAAGTACCTTCGGCCGAAAATTTTTGTTCTTTACCGGCAGGGGCTTGCCGAAGATCAGCACAACCGGGTTGAAATTTCCTACGAGCTGAGTCCCAATATCCGCGTCGAGACGCAGTTGGGCAATGATCGGAATAACGGGGTGGATCTGTTCTGGGAATATGACTTTTAA
- a CDS encoding TolC family protein gives MNLPLHFKKPISWIGLILMWPVMLQAAAPEAPEPLERSRALSMAVSGHPRMRVYAHRHDQAMERITQARSGFLPQLSFSERYSQTNNPMWAFGTMLNQESITQNDFDPARLNDPDGIDNFVGSFSVQWPLFDSGRTWYGWRQARQGAEVSELDMEKTKQQVVAGAAVAYDSLLLATAHSQVIDQAMLLAEAHLRMVTERFQAGFVVKSDLLRAQVRLAELKQKRYAAQSRVAVAIAALNAAMGEPPHENYEPSDDLVMTACKSQVIEDWIHTALSKRPELLQLDKQASIAEKEIAKQKAAHLPSLGLFGNYEINSESLDESATNYTVGAMVQVNLFSGYRDVAKTREARAALEEINAQRLDLVAHIEVQARQAYYEACSAKERIGVTEFAVSLAEENRRIVADRYKNGLLTIVELLDSETALEEARINRYQALYDYRVAYVNLQLAAGLVPSDL, from the coding sequence ATGAACCTGCCGTTGCATTTTAAAAAACCGATTTCATGGATCGGCCTGATACTGATGTGGCCGGTTATGCTTCAGGCCGCCGCACCGGAAGCGCCCGAACCGCTGGAACGATCCCGCGCCTTAAGCATGGCGGTTTCCGGGCACCCCCGCATGCGCGTGTATGCGCATCGGCATGATCAGGCGATGGAAAGAATTACGCAGGCAAGGTCGGGGTTTTTGCCGCAGCTTTCTTTTTCGGAACGCTACAGCCAGACGAATAATCCCATGTGGGCCTTCGGCACCATGCTGAATCAGGAAAGCATTACACAAAACGATTTTGACCCGGCAAGGCTTAACGACCCCGACGGCATCGACAATTTTGTGGGGTCGTTTTCAGTCCAATGGCCGCTGTTTGATTCCGGACGAACCTGGTACGGCTGGCGCCAGGCCCGGCAAGGGGCTGAAGTGTCCGAACTGGATATGGAAAAAACAAAGCAGCAGGTGGTGGCCGGCGCCGCTGTCGCCTACGACAGCCTGCTGCTCGCAACGGCGCATTCTCAGGTGATCGACCAGGCGATGTTGCTGGCCGAAGCGCACTTGCGCATGGTGACGGAACGCTTTCAGGCCGGTTTTGTCGTCAAAAGCGATTTGCTGCGCGCACAGGTCCGCCTTGCGGAGTTAAAGCAAAAACGCTATGCGGCCCAAAGCCGGGTGGCGGTCGCCATCGCGGCGCTCAATGCGGCCATGGGCGAGCCGCCGCACGAGAATTACGAGCCGAGTGATGATCTGGTGATGACCGCCTGTAAATCGCAAGTTATAGAGGACTGGATTCACACCGCCCTTTCCAAGCGGCCCGAGCTGCTTCAACTGGATAAGCAGGCATCCATCGCGGAAAAAGAGATTGCCAAGCAAAAGGCGGCCCACCTGCCGAGTCTGGGGCTTTTCGGCAATTATGAAATCAATTCGGAGTCGTTGGACGAATCCGCGACCAATTACACGGTGGGGGCCATGGTGCAGGTCAATCTGTTTTCCGGATACCGTGATGTGGCCAAAACCCGCGAGGCCCGGGCCGCACTTGAAGAGATCAACGCCCAACGCCTCGATCTGGTCGCCCATATCGAAGTGCAGGCAAGACAGGCCTATTATGAGGCATGCAGCGCCAAAGAGCGCATTGGGGTGACCGAGTTCGCCGTGAGCCTGGCGGAAGAAAACCGGCGAATTGTCGCGGACCGGTACAAGAACGGTCTATTGACCATCGTCGAGCTGCTCGATTCGGAAACGGCCCTGGAAGAGGCGCGTATCAACCGGTATCAGGCATTGTATGACTACCGGGTGGCCTATGTCAATTTACAGCTTGCGGCGGGACTGGTGCCGTCGGATTTATAA
- a CDS encoding integron integrase, which yields MKTDNQPPGKKPKLLDQVRNAVRMRHYSIRTEETYVQWVKRLVLFHQKRHPLEMGSSEITHFLSHLAHQNVAASTQNQAMSALVFLYKHVLQKEPGTFDGIVWAKRSRKLPAVLTKNEVKTLISHLKADKWIMPNLLYGAGLRLMECLRLRVKDIDFSYRQITVRDGKGEKDRITMLPSSVITPLKNHLAVVKDLHGNDLREGFGRVHLPHALDRKYPHANREWIWQYVFPSAKRSIDPRSGVEQRHHLHETVLQRAVKEAAWAAKLNKKVGCHTLRHSFATHLLESGYDIRTIQELLGHNDVKTTMIYTHVLNSGGRGVRSPADDL from the coding sequence ATGAAAACCGACAATCAACCTCCGGGGAAAAAACCCAAACTATTGGACCAGGTTCGGAATGCGGTGCGGATGCGGCATTACAGCATTCGCACGGAAGAGACATACGTCCAGTGGGTCAAGCGGTTAGTTCTGTTTCATCAAAAGCGCCATCCCCTTGAAATGGGGAGTAGTGAAATTACCCATTTTCTTTCTCATCTGGCCCATCAGAACGTGGCGGCTTCAACGCAAAACCAGGCGATGAGCGCCCTTGTCTTTTTATACAAGCATGTTCTTCAAAAGGAACCCGGTACGTTTGACGGCATCGTTTGGGCAAAACGCTCCCGAAAACTGCCAGCGGTTTTAACGAAAAATGAAGTCAAAACCCTTATTTCCCATTTGAAGGCCGACAAATGGATTATGCCGAACCTGCTCTACGGCGCGGGTCTGAGGCTCATGGAATGCCTTCGGCTGAGAGTAAAAGATATCGATTTCAGTTATCGGCAAATCACCGTGCGGGATGGCAAGGGTGAAAAGGATCGGATCACCATGCTGCCAAGCTCCGTAATAACCCCATTAAAAAACCATCTTGCGGTTGTTAAGGACCTGCACGGAAACGATCTGCGCGAGGGGTTCGGTCGCGTTCACCTGCCGCACGCCCTGGATCGAAAATACCCCCATGCAAATCGTGAATGGATCTGGCAATATGTTTTTCCGTCCGCGAAGCGCTCGATTGATCCGCGGTCGGGAGTGGAACAGCGGCACCATCTTCATGAAACGGTGCTTCAGCGGGCAGTCAAAGAAGCGGCATGGGCGGCCAAGCTAAATAAAAAGGTGGGCTGCCATACGCTTCGGCATTCATTTGCCACACACCTTCTGGAATCCGGTTACGATATTCGAACGATTCAGGAACTTCTGGGCCATAATGACGTGAAAACGACGATGATATATACCCATGTTTTAAATAGCGGCGGCCGAGGGGTGAGAAGCCCGGCGGATGATCTTTGA